In a genomic window of Chrysemys picta bellii isolate R12L10 chromosome 1, ASM1138683v2, whole genome shotgun sequence:
- the CHST7 gene encoding carbohydrate sulfotransferase 7 translates to MKGRRWRWQHRRLALLLVLYTLLLLLLVPYVQDYGARRGRGAEEAPLQPRCPSLQEVLGEWGWEEEKEEEEQPPEGEGAAADGSEAAGGAKRHIYLHATWRTGSSFLGELFNQHPDVFYLYEPMWHLWQALYPADALSLQGALRDMLRSLFRCDFSVLRLYAAPPAPRDPLAPGGGNLTTAGLFGWRTNKVICSAPFCPDAPQTRHEIGLIDGAACERSCPPRGLRELEAECRKYPVVVIKDVRLLELGALLPLLREPGLNLRVIQLFRDPRAVHNSRLKAKQALLRESIQVLRSRHRAEPRGLPHRQLLPAAGLGGGGIRAQQQHRAEFFLSGALEVICQAWLRDLLFSRRAPAWLRRRHTQLRYEDLVLEPRAQLRRLLRFAGLPVPPAMESFVLNMTRGAAYSSDRPFLISARDAREAIHAWRERLSQEQVRQVEAACGEAMSLLSYQPSAEPGGGAREGDSR, encoded by the coding sequence ATGAAGGGGCGGCGGTGGCGCTGGCAGCACCGCCGCCTcgccctgctgctggtgctctacacgctgctgctgctgctcctggtgcCCTACGTGCAGGACTACGGGGCCAGGCGGGGGCGCGGGGCGGAGGAGGCGCCGCTGCAGCCCCGCTGCCCGagcctgcaggaggtgctgggcgagtggggctgggaggaggagaaggaggaggaggagcagcccccGGAGGGCGAGGGGGCGGCGGCTGACGGGAGCGAGGCGGCCGGCGGCGCGAAGCGGCACATCTACCTGCACGCCACCTGGCGCACGGGCTCCTCCTTTCTGGGGGAGCTGTTCAACCAGCACCCGGACGTCTTCTACCTGTACGAGCCCATGTGGCACCTGTGGCAGGCCCTGTACCCGGCGGACGCGCTCAGCCTGCAGGGCGCCCTGCGCGACATGCTCCGCTCACTCTTCCGCTGCGACTTCTCCGTGCTGCGCCTCTACGCCGCCCCGCCCGCGCCCCGGGACCCACTGGCCCCGGGCGGCGGCAACCTCACCACGGCCGGCCTCTTCGGCTGGCGGACCAACAAAGTGATCTGCTCGGCCCCGTTCTGCCCGGACGCCCCCCAGACCCGCCACGAGATCGGCCTGATCGACGGCGCCGCCTGCGAGCGGAGCTGCCCGCCGCGGGGGCTGCGGGAGCTGGAGGCCGAGTGCCGCAAGTACCCGGTGGTGGTGATCAAGGACGTgcggctgctggagctgggcgcgctgctgccgctgctgcgggAGCCCGGCCTCAACCTGCGGGTCATCCAGCTCTTCCGCGACCCCCGCGCCGTGCACAACTCCCGCCTCAAGGCCAAGCAGGCGCTGCTGCGGGAGAGCATCCAGGTGCTGCGGAGCCGGCACCGCGCCGAGCCCCGGGGACTCCCCCACCGGCAGCTCCTGCCCGCGGCCGGGCTGGGCGGCGGCGGGATCCGGGCGCAGCAGCAGCACCGGGCCGAGTTCTTCCTGAGCGGCGCGCTGGAGGTGATCTGCCAGGCCTGGCTCCGCGACCTGCTCTTCTCCCGCCGCGCCCCGGCCTGGCTGCGCCGCCGCCACACCCAGCTGCGCTACGAGGACCTGGTGCTGGAGCCCCGCGCCCAGCTGCGCCGCCTGCTGCGCTTCGCCGGCCTGCCCGTCCCGCCTGCCATGGAGAGCTTCGTGCTCAACATGACCCGCGGCGCCGCCTACTCCTCCGACCGGCCTTTCCTCATCTCCGCCCGGGACGCGCGGGAGGCCATCCACGCCTGGAGGGAGCGGCTCAGCCAGGAGCAGGTGCGCCAGGTGGAGGCCGCCTGCGGCGAAGCCATGAGCCTCTTGTCCTACCAGCCCAGTGCCGAGCCCGGCGGCGGAGCCCGGGAGGGGGACAGCAGGTAG